From Lycium ferocissimum isolate CSIRO_LF1 chromosome 12, AGI_CSIRO_Lferr_CH_V1, whole genome shotgun sequence, one genomic window encodes:
- the LOC132040421 gene encoding putative late blight resistance protein homolog R1A-3, with amino-acid sequence MGIFPEDSDVNIETLINLWVSEGFLGKEMLKTLEEVGRDCLEDLVSRNLIMVKKRRWNSEVRTCGVHDLVRDLILREAEKEKLLQVTKNPSAEMRQVRRYSFHSGIYQADFLESSSSDLTRTVHFFHGLGSKQVPLFARFKLLRVLAILDFTFEDFPLEITKFVHLRYLQFNCYDDLHRLVSELYNLQTLIFGYRGDKTPTIPAAIWEMKHLRHLDVSNFFSFQIPSSKIQSGFKLQNLEELSCLCFSSSTSEFFSAIPNLKRLKISGNWRECERKKISHRLNNISCLNKLEILKVICYGINQPPIPCKYALPISLKRLTLKRTYLPWEDMANMMTLPNLEALIIKRNGLYGGVWILNDEEKFNQLKFLLIDWTNLEHWEAGSVNFPNLQCLVVKRCRYLEEIPKDVGEICSLESLKLDDCSISAAKSVKEIQEDQENMGNEILSVHIHNCCI; translated from the exons ATGGGAATCTTTCCAGAAGATAGTGATGTTAACATAGAGACATTGATCAATTTATGGGTTTCTGAGGGTTTTCTAGGGAAAGAAATGCTCAAAACCCTGGAAGAAGTGGGAAGAGATTGCTTGGAGGATCTTGTTAGTAGGAATCTCATAATGGTTAAGAAGAGAAGATGGAATAGTGAGGTGAGAACATGTGGTGTCCATGATCTGGTTCGTGACTTGATTTTAAGAGAAGCTGAGAAAGAGAAACTCCTGCAGGTTACTAAAAATCCTTCAGCAGAGATGCGTCAGGTTCGTCGATACAGTTTCCATTCAGGCATTTATCAGGCTGATTTCTTGgagtcatcatcaagtgatCTCACCCGCACTGTGCACTTCTTCCATGGACTAGGTTCTAAACAAGTTCCTCTTTTCGCGCGCTTCAAACTACTTAGAGTGTTGGCAATTCTCGATTTTACATTTGAAGATTTTCCACTTGAGATAACAAAATTCGTACATCTCAGATACCTTCAATTCAACTGTTACGATGATCTTCACCGGTTAGTGTCAGAGCTTTATAATCTGCAGACCTTGATTTTTGGTTACCGGGGTGATAAAACTCCAACTATACCTGCAGCAATCTGGGAGATGAAACATTTAAGGCATCTTGACGTCagtaactttttttctttccagaTTCCATCAAGTAAGATACAGTCTGGTTTCAAGCTACAAAATCTGGAGGAACTTTCCTGCCTATGCTTTTCCAGCTCTACTAGTGAATTTTTTTCTGCTATTCCAAATCTCAAGAGGCTGAAAATTTCTGGAAATTGGAGAGAATGCGAGAGGAAGAAAATTTCCCATCGCTTAAATAATATTTCCTGTTTAAATAAACTTGAAATATTGAAGGTCATCTGCTATGGAATAAACCAACCCCCAATCCCGTGCAAGTATGCTTTGCCTATATCTCTGAAGAGGTTGACTTTGAAAAGGACCTACTTACCATGGGAAGACATGGCAAACATGATGACGTTGCCAAACCTTGAAGCGcttataattaaaagaaatggATTGTATGGTGGAGTTTGGATATTAAATGATGAGGAGAAGTTCAATCAGCTTAAGTTCCTCCTAATCGATTGGACAAATCTGGAGCACTGGGAAGCTGGCAGTGTCAACTTTCCAAATCTGCAGTGCCTAGTTGTGAAAAGATGCAGATACCTGGAGGAGATTCCTAAAGACGTTGGGGAAATTTGTTCCTTGGAATCATTAAAATTGGACGATTGCAGCATTTCTGCTGCTAAATCTGTGaaagaaattcaagaagatCAAGAGAACATGGGAAACGAGATCCTTAGTGTCCACATCCATAATTGTTG TATATAG
- the LOC132040422 gene encoding putative late blight resistance protein homolog R1B-8, which produces MKIMRRLTGPPSTQEIIPILGMGGIRKTTLARKAYDDPQIINRFDIHVWLTISQEYKIRDLLLSVVSCILNENKEETEDQLILNENKEETDDQLILNENKEETDGQLILNENKEETDGQLILNENKEEANNKLILIEMKETDDQLMDKIRKRLMKKRYLVVLDDIWSNDVWDFMSRILPDDNNGSRIILTSRLRHVAMHADPDSPPHEMSLLNLDESWKLLHEKVFGVQQVCPPGLEEIGKQIAQKCQGLPLALLVLAGHLSKIARAREIGRKLPKV; this is translated from the coding sequence atgaaaatcatgagaagGCTGACAGGGCCCCCTTCTACTCAAGAAATCATCCCCATTCTGGGAATGGGCGGGATCAGAAAAACAACTCTCGCTAGAAAAGCATACGACGATCCTCAAATCATAAATCGCTTTGATATCCACGTTTGGCTGACAATATCTCAAGAGTATAAGATTAGAGATTTATTGTTGAGTGTTGTTTCATGTATTTTAAATGAGAACAAAGAAGAGACTGAGGATCAATTGATTTTAAATGAGAACAAAGAAGAGACTGATGATCAGTTGATTTTAAATGAGAACAAGGAAGAGACTGATGGTCAGTTGATTTTAAATGAGAACAAAGAAGAGACTGACGGTCAGTTGATTTTAAATGAGAACAAAGAAGAGGCTAACAATAAGTTGATTTTAATTGAGATGAAAGAGACCGATGATCAGCTGATGGATAAAATACGCAAAAGGTTAATGAAGAAGAGGTATCTTGTAGTCTTGGATGATATTTGGAGCAATGACGTCTGGGATTTTATGTCAAGAATTCTTCCGGATGACAACAATGGGAGTCGAATTATTTTGACTAGCAGGCTCAGACATGTGGCTATGCATGCTGACCCCGACAGCCCTCCTCATGAGATGAGCCTCTTGAATTTAGATGAAAGTTGGAAGTTACTTCATGAGAAGGTGTTTGGGGTACAACAGGTTTGTCCTCCTGGATTGGAGGAAATAGGGAAGCAAATAGCACAAAAATGCCAAGGACTACCTTTAGCTCTTCTAGTGCTTGCGGGGCATCTCTCTAAAATTGCTAGAGCGAGAGAAATTGGAAGGAAGTTGCCAAAAGTGTAA